A single Lactuca sativa cultivar Salinas chromosome 8, Lsat_Salinas_v11, whole genome shotgun sequence DNA region contains:
- the LOC111897865 gene encoding nodulin homeobox, protein MRPAKEDAPCRTKQMQAIDLVSAIKELHTLSSQELSKLIRDADNDTIQWTTSTGSSNQIDVEALARNFVVHLIAKLLSSKRDEELFRYLLGGIRLLHSLCDLAPRNNKLEQILLDDLKISEQMFDFIFYLITVLACFKKESQLALVHSALLACSLYLLTAFISTQWNELALVLLAHPKVDIFMTVAFAAVHVDIQFLQVRLSQFTDTGMRSNLAEVNRLCQHCEASLQFLQSLCQQRFFRERLVKNKELCGEGGILLLAHDIMKLPFCEESYLMAVVSRLKSKVLSILLHLCEVESVSFLDVAASTTAGLTLAKSTIFQVLELLKTMFRGDLNGLAAFSDKTYPRGLLQLNAMRLTDILSDDSNFRSYITMNFTEVLTTIFLLPHGEFLSSWCSSESRLSEEDATLDYDSLAAAGWVLGVLTSSDVPESTFNACRVSRTSYAFQRTSLLVKVVANLTCFIPDLCKEEKDLFLNTFLQCLQKEIPNLPYGVSNDVGAEKAAVISQNLRSLLVHAESLIPGFLNQDDVQLFRVFISQLDPLITPETNIDKTEEGNAGNQGSPNPHGNENKGVSDNSVVEELNQLNIDPSNVLVRQEHRIDLPQSFSARVFHESEGDAQNIETNGLDSNAMASEEKQLRKRKRNIMNHMQVTMIEQALQNEPDMQRKAASIQIWADKLSLHGSEISASQLKNWLNNRKAKLARAAAKDARVASGGEKQGGGSGTDPVSDTPESPDEFFDQAPSGSGGQGSQHNRNLEAQYIMHTDGESGVGVGVSGTGTWAGNNLDHDEQQQQQQNPR, encoded by the exons ATGCGGCCTGCGAAGGAGGATGCACCATGCAGGACGAAACAA ATGCAGGCAATCGATTTGGTTTCAGCTATCAAAGAGTTACACACACTAAGTTCTCAAGAGCTTAGCAAGTTAATTAGGGATGCAGACAATGATACTATTCAATGGACTACCAGCACTGGATCTTCAAATCAG ATCGATGTGGAAGCCCTAGCAAGAAATTTTGTGGTTCACCTAATTGCAAAACTTTTGTCATCTAAGAGAGATGAAGAACTCTTCAGATACTTGTTAGGTGGTATTCGACTGTTACATTCCCTATGCGATCTTGCACCTCGCAACAACAAACTTGAACAG ATTTTGCTTGATGATCTGAAAATATCTGAACAGATGTTTGATTTCATCTTTTACCTGATCACTGTTCTTGCTTGCTTTAAAAAG GAAAGTCAACTTGCTCTGGTGCATTCAGCACTGTTGGCCTGCAGTCTGTATCTGTTAACAGCCTTTATTTCTACACAATGGAATGAACTTGCACTAGTCCTTCTTGCGCACCCTAAG GTTGATATATTTATGACTGTAGCTTTTGCTGCTGTCCACGTAGACATTCAATTTCTTCAAGTGAGGTTGTCTCAGTTTACTGATACTGGCATGAGGTCAAATCTTGCTGAAGTCAACCGTCTGTGTCAGCATTGTGAAGCTTCACTTCAATTTCTTCAGTCACTTTGCCAACAAAGATTCTTTCGTGAGCGACTCGTTAAAAATAAG GAACTATGTGGAGAAGGTGGCATACTTTTATTGGCTCATGACATCATGAAATTGCCATTCTGTGAAGAATCGTATCTTATGGCTGTTGTTTCCAGGCTAAAATCAAAAGTCTTGTCTATT CTACTGCATCTTTGTGAAGTAGAAAGCGTCTCTTTCTTGGATGTGGCTGCCAGCACTACTGCGGGTTTGACTTTAGCAAAGTCAACTATATTCCAG GTTCTTGAATTGTTGAAGACAATGTTTCGTGGAGATCTGAATGGGCTTGCTGCTTTCTCTGACAAAACCTATCCACGTGGACTTCTGCAACTTAATGCAATGCGATTAACAGACATTCTCTCTGATGATTCTAACTTTAGATCTTACATCACCATGAACTTT ACTGAAGTTCTGACAACCATATTTTTGCTACCACATGGGGAGTTCCTGTCTAGTTGGTGTTCCTCTGAGTCTCGGCTTTCTGAAGAAGATGCAACTCTGGATTATGATTCGTTGGCAGCAGCCGGATGGGTTTTAGGTGTGCTGACATCATCAGATGTTCCGGAATCTACTTTTAATGCGTGTCGTGTTTCTCGGACTTCTTATGCGTTTCAGAGAACATCTTTACTGGTTAAAGTTGTAGCAAATCTCACTTGTTTTATTCCTGATTTATGTAAAG AGGAGAAGGATCTCTTCCTTAATACATTCCTGCAGTGCTTGCAGAAGGAAATTCCTAATTTACCATATGGAGTTTCAAATGATGTTGGAGCTGAAAAGGCTGCTGTCATTAGCCAAAACCTGC gTTCCCTATTGGTTCATGCGGAATCATTAATTCCTGGATTCCTTAATCAGGATGATGTACAGCTGTTTAG GGTATTCATTTCTCAGCTGGATCCACTAATTACTCCAGAAACCAATATCGACAAAACTGAG GAGGGTAACGCTGGGAATCAAGGATCTCCAAATCCACATGGAAACGAGAACAAGGGCGTTTCTGACAATTCAGTTGTGGAAGAACTGAACCAGTTAAATATAGATCCATCTAATGTTTTAGTTAGGCAAGAACACCGGATTGATTTGCCTCAAAGTTTTAGTGCTAGGGTTTTTCATGAAAGTGAAGGAGATGCTCAGAACATTGAAACAAATGGATTGGATTCAAACGCCATGGCAAGTGAGGAAAAACAGCTGAGAAAAAGGAAACGCAACATAATGAATCACATGCAAGTGACCATGATCGAACAAGCTTTACAGAATGAGCCTGACATGCAGAGAAAAGCTGCCTCAATTCAAATATGGGCTGATAAACTTAGTCTTCAT GGTTCTGAAATTTCTGCCTCGCAGCTCAAGAATTG GTTGAATAACCGTAAGGCGAAACTAGCGCGTGCGGCTGCTAAGGATGCGCGTGTGGCTTCTGGTGGGGAGAAACAAGGTGGTGGGTCAGGAACGGACCCGGTTTCCGACACACCGGAGAGTCCTGATGAGTTCTTTGACCAGGCTCCATCTGGTTCTGGTGGTCAAGGAAGTCAACACAACAGAAACTTGGAAGCTCAATATATTATGCATACAGATGGAGAAAgtggtgttggtgttggtgtGAGTGGGACCGGGACCTGGGCGGGAAACAACCTTGATCATGATgaacagcagcagcagcagcaaaaCCCTAGATGA